The DNA segment ACTCCATAGGTCGTCCGCGCTTCGGCGAAGCCGTAGTCGATGTCCGCCTTGAGGGTGTGCAGGGGGAGACGCCCCTCCTGGTACCACTCGGTGCGCGCGATCTCGCTGCCGCCGAGGCGGCCGGCAACCATGATCTTCACGCCCTTGGCGCCGAACCGGAAGGCAGACTCCATGGCCTTCTTCATCGCCCGGCGGAAGGAGACACGGCGCTCGAGCTGTCCGGCGATCGACTCCGACACCAGCTGGGCATCGAGCTCGGGACGCTGAATCTCCTGGATGTTGATGTGGATCTCGCGGCCGGTCATCTTGGCGAGGTCGTCGCGGAGCTTGTCCACCTCGGCGCCCTTCCTACCGATGATGATTCCCGGACGCGAGGTGTAGATGGTGACCCGCATCTTGTCCGCGGCGCGCTCGATGTCGATCTCTGACACCCCGGCATGGCCGAGGCGCTTCTTCAGGTCGGCGCGGAGCTTCAGATCCGAGTGCAGAAGCTTCGAGTAATCACCTTCCGCGTACCAGCGGGAGTGCCAGGTCTTGTTGTAGACCAGCCGGAATCCGTACGGATGCGTTTTCTGACCCACGCTTACTTCCCTCCCTTGGCGGTGCGCTTGGCGGCCTTCTGCGACTTGGCAGGCGCCTTGGCGGCGGGAACTCTGGCAACGGCGCCCGAACCGGCCTTGCGCGTATCCAGCTTGATCGTCACGTGGCTCTGACGCTTGAGGATCCGGAACGCGCGACCCATGGTGTTCGCCTGGATGCGCTTGAGCGTCGGCCCGCCGTCGACGAAGACTTCCTTGACGTAGAGCTTGCCGACATCGACGTTCTGGTCGCGGTTCTCGGCGTTGGCCACCGCGGACTTCAAGAGCTTCTCGATCGGCCTCGCGGCCGACTTGTTGGTGGTCCGCAGGACGACGGCGGCCTCTTCCACGTCCATTCCGCGGATGAGATCGACGACGAGCCGGACCTTCTGGGGCGACGCCTGGAGGTGGCGCAGATGCGCGATGGCTTCCATTACCCTACCCCCTTACGCCTTCGGCCTGGGGGCGACGGACTTCTCCGCCGCCTTCTTGCCGCTGTGTCCGCGGAACGTCCGGGTCATGGAGAACTCGCCCAGCTTGTGGCCGACCATGTTCTCGCTGACGTAGACCGGGATGAACTTCGTCCCGTTGTGGACCGCGAGAGTGTGCCCGACCATCTCGGGAATCACGGTGGAACGCCGGGACCAGGTCTTGATGACCCGCTTCTCGCCGCTCGAATTCATCGCCACGACCTTGTCGTGGAGATGCTTGTCGATGAAGTAGCCCTTCTTCAGTGAACGCGCCATGCCGACTCTCCGTTCCTACTTCTTGTCCCGGCGGCGAACGATCACTTGATCAGTCCGCTTGTTGTTTCTGGTCTTGTAGCCCTTGGTCGGCACACCCCAGGGAGTGACGGGATGCCTGCCGCCAGAGGTCTTTCCCTCGCCGCCGCCCATCGGGTGATCGACCGGGTTCATCGACACCGCGCGGTTGTGGGGCTTGCGGCCGAGCCAGCGGCGCCGGCCCGCCTTGCCGTACGAAACGTTCTCGTGCTCGAGGTTGCCCACCTGGCCGATGGTCGCGTAGCACTCGATGTGCACTCTGCGAACCTCGCCGGAAGGCAGCTTCACCTGGGCCTGCGAGGCTTCGCGCGCCATCAGCTGCGCTCCGGCGCCGGCGGAACGGACCATCTGCCCGCCCTTGCCGCGCTTGAGCTCGATGTTGTGGATCACCGTGCCGAGCGGAATCAGCCGCAGGGGCAGCGAATTGCCGAGGTTGATCTCGGCCTTCTCGCCGGAGACCACGACCATCCCGACCATGAGGCCTTCGGGGGCGAGAATGTAGCGCTTCTCGCCGTCGGCGTAGTGGATCAGCGCGATGCGAGCCGAGCGGTTCGGATCGTACTCGACCGACGCGACCGTGCCGGGAACCCCGTGCTTGTCGCGCTTGAAGTCGATCG comes from the Thermoanaerobaculia bacterium genome and includes:
- the rpsC gene encoding 30S ribosomal protein S3; protein product: MGQKTHPYGFRLVYNKTWHSRWYAEGDYSKLLHSDLKLRADLKKRLGHAGVSEIDIERAADKMRVTIYTSRPGIIIGRKGAEVDKLRDDLAKMTGREIHINIQEIQRPELDAQLVSESIAGQLERRVSFRRAMKKAMESAFRFGAKGVKIMVAGRLGGSEIARTEWYQEGRLPLHTLKADIDYGFAEARTTYGVIGCKVWVYKGDLLKEKSRRATA
- the rplV gene encoding 50S ribosomal protein L22, with the protein product MEAIAHLRHLQASPQKVRLVVDLIRGMDVEEAAVVLRTTNKSAARPIEKLLKSAVANAENRDQNVDVGKLYVKEVFVDGGPTLKRIQANTMGRAFRILKRQSHVTIKLDTRKAGSGAVARVPAAKAPAKSQKAAKRTAKGGK
- the rpsS gene encoding 30S ribosomal protein S19 encodes the protein MARSLKKGYFIDKHLHDKVVAMNSSGEKRVIKTWSRRSTVIPEMVGHTLAVHNGTKFIPVYVSENMVGHKLGEFSMTRTFRGHSGKKAAEKSVAPRPKA
- the rplB gene encoding 50S ribosomal protein L2; this encodes MGIRQLRPTNASSRFQSFPDFGEITESRPLKSLTSGKMGTGGRNNQGQLTNWFRGGGHKRRYRAIDFKRDKHGVPGTVASVEYDPNRSARIALIHYADGEKRYILAPEGLMVGMVVVSGEKAEINLGNSLPLRLIPLGTVIHNIELKRGKGGQMVRSAGAGAQLMAREASQAQVKLPSGEVRRVHIECYATIGQVGNLEHENVSYGKAGRRRWLGRKPHNRAVSMNPVDHPMGGGEGKTSGGRHPVTPWGVPTKGYKTRNNKRTDQVIVRRRDKK